DNA sequence from the Hoylesella buccalis ATCC 35310 genome:
TATACCGTAATGTTGTTTTGAGCAAAGTAGCGCTTCAGTCTGTTTGGAATAAAGTTGGCCAACTCTTCTCCCTCAAATACGGTGTTCAAAAGGAAGGTACCATTCTTGCGCAGACCGCGAATCACGTCATACATTCTCAAGTATGCCTGAACGTGGCAAGCCACAAAGTTAGGTGTGATTACTTTGTAGGTAGAGTGAATGGGCTGATCGCCAAAGCGAAGATGTGAGCAGGTGAAACCTCCTGACTTCTTCGAGTCGTACGAGAAGTAGGCCTGACAATATTTATCGGTATTATCACCGATAATCTTCACAGAGTTCTTGTTGGCACCTACAGTACCGTCGGCACCCAGTCCAAAGAACTTAGCTTCGAACGTTCCTTCGGCTCCCAGAGGAATGTCTTCGAGCAAAGGAAGTGAAGTAAAGGTCACGTCATCAACGATACCAACCGTAAAGTGGTTCTTTGGCTCGTTCATCTCCAGGTTGTTGAACACGGAAATGATGTGGCTTGGCGTGATGTCAGCTGACCCAAGTCCATAGCGTCCACCCACAATCAGTGGCTTGTTTTCTACGTCATAGAAAGCACTCTTCACGTCAAGGTATAGCGGTTCGCCTTCGGCACCTGGCTCTTTCGTGCGATCCAACACTGCAATACGCTTAACAGTCTTTGGCACTGCGGCCAGCAGGTGTTTAACGGAGAAAGGACGATAGAGGTGTACCGAAATCATTCCGACCTTCTTACCTTCCTTCAACTGGTGGTCAATCACCTCGCGAGCGGCTTCGGTAGCCGAACCCATCAAGATGATGATGTTCTCTGCATCCTCTGCTCCATAATAAGAGAAGATGTGGTATTCGCGACCTGTAAGCTCAGAGATTTGTTTCAGATAGCCTTCCACAACATCTGGCACATCCTCGTAATGCTTGTTGCATGCTTCGCGATGTGTGAAGAATGTTTCTGGGTTTTCAGCCGTACCACGGGTTACTGGGCGCTCTGGAGTGAGTGCGCGGTCGCGGAAACGCTTGATATCGTCATAGTCAATCAATTTCTTGATTTCCTCTTCGTCAATCATTTCAATTTTTTGATACTCATGCGAGGTGCGGAAACCATCGAAGAAATTGATGAAAGGAATGCTTGTCTTTAAGGTAGCCAAATGAGGTACAGTCGACAAATCCATCACCTCTTGAACGGATCCAGCGCAGAACATGGCGAAACCGGTTTGACGGCAAGCCATTACGTCAGAGTGGTCACCAAAGATACACAATGAGTGTGTGGCAATGGTGCGCGCAGAAACGTTGATGACGCAAGGCAACTGTTCGCCAGCTATCTTGTACATGTTTGGTATCATGAGTAGCAAACCCTGCGATGCTGTATAGGTTGTGGTCAATGCGCCTGATTGAAGAGAGCCATGCACGGCACCGGCTGCGCCTCCTTCCGACTGCATTTCTTGTACCGTAACCGTTTGACCAAATAGGTTCTTTCGTCCCTTGGCAGCCCATGTATCAACATGTTCGGCCATAGGAGAAGACGGTGTGATGGGGTAGATGGCAGCTACCTCAGAAAACATGTAACTGATATGAGCTGCGGCTTCGTTACCATCACAAGTGATAAACTTTTTTTCTTTTGCCATTTTGTTATAAATAAAATATGAATAAATGTTTCGTATGAATCTTTTAATTCTTTACTATTACTCTTGTTCTTTTGTTGCTGTATTTATTTGTTCGCTTGTCTTGATTCGCCCCTCTGTCGCCTGTCAATATAGAAAACCAAACAGCCATAGGGGGATGCGGTTGTCTTGTCCCACCTCTGTGTTGTATCGGGCGTAGACGGTATCACTGCTGTAATGTATCTTATGTTCGCTCTTTGCATCGCAAATTCTGAACTTCTGTTTGCCGTCAACCAGGTAGAAACGGTCTTTGCCAGCTTGGTTCACTGCGTGGTCTTTCCACATGCAGTTCACGAAGAAAGTCTCCATCAAGTCTTGTGTATCTGCCTTGTTCGGATAGATCACATATTGCAGATTGGTGTTGTGCATCATCACTTTGCTGGGCTTCTTCGGGAAATCTTGACCCATGGGATAGATGATGTTAATCAATCGGGCATCGGCCAGGTATTTGATGTAATTCATCACCGTAGCGCGACTGGTATGTATCTCGTGCGCCAGATTGCTGATATTAGGCGCACACTGCCCTTCAGTGGCCAACAGGTAGAACAACTTCTTGATTTTTGTGAGGTATTTCAGTTCAATTTGCTTGATGAGCAGAATGTCTACTTCCGTCATCATGTTCATGGTCTTCAGCAGATTCTCCGAGAAATTGCGATTCTCCAGGAAGAATGGGTAGAAGCCATGGTGGATATAGTCCATGAAGTATTTCGCCGGACTGGCCTTTGGCAGGATTTGCTTGATGATGTATTCGTGATTCGTGAGTATCTCGTCAAGCGTGTAAGGCGTAAACTGGTTGTTGGTCTTGAGGTTGAGAAACTCGCGAAACGAGAATCCTCGCAGATTATAACTCTTCACGATGCCGTTCAGTTCGGGATTCTCTTCCTTGAGCCTCATCACGCTCGAGCCGGTGAAAATCACCTTCAACTCCGGAAAACGGTCGTGGCATCGCCTTAGCTCCTCACTCCAGTTGGGCTGCTTGAACACCTGATCAATGAGCAGCACCTTACCGCCCTGCTCAACAAATTGCTTCGCAAAATCATCTATTCCGCAGCCTTGGAAGTAGAAGTTGTTCATGTTGATGTACAGGCAGCGGCGATCAGTACTCTCAAAATTTTCTTGTGCGTATTGCAACAAGAATGTGGTCTTTCCCACACCTCTTGTTCCCTTGATGCCTATCAAGCGGTCGTTCCAGTCAATCTCATCCATGAGGGTGCGACGAACTGGCGCTTTGGTGTGCTCTACAAGGCTTTTATGAGTGCGGAAGAAAGATTCCATTTCTAAATCCTTTTAAATTGCATAATCGTCACTGCAAAGATACTATTTATTTCTATAATTGCAAACTCTATATTGCAAAATATCATCTTTTTTTATTATTTTTGTACCCAGTTAAAAGAATGAGGCTTTCCGACGATGAAATTACATATCTTCAATCCAGATCACGATGTAGCATTGGCGTCCAACATGGATGCTTTCACAGCTCCGCATGCCGCACGCGAATTGCGTGCCGACTTAGGCTATCTGCCGGCTCTGTGGGCTGATGACGGTGATATGGTGCTGGTGGATGACGTGTCGGCTGCACTCGAATCGGCACGCCGTCTTGGCGGTTTGGTGCATGATGTGTTGTTTATTTCGCATGCCGATTTGTGCCGCTTTCCCATCGATTTCTCCACGGTGAAGGTCGAACCTTGGGGGTGGAACAGGGCCTTGTGTCACTATTTGGTGTCGTCCAACGCGACGTTCAGACAAACAGTGCCCACGGCCAAGCAATTGGATGTTATGCGCAAACTGAGCAGTCGCACGTTTGCTGCAACCCATTTGCTACCTGTTCTTGCTGCGTCACACGAGCGTTTCGTGGGAACCAGCACTTTTTTCTCGGACGATGCCGCTCAGTTGGCCGACCTGCTCATGGCAGACGGTGATCGATTTGTATTGAAGGCACCCTGGAGCAGTAGCGGTAGGGGGTTGAGATATGTAGACCATGATTTCAGTGGCCATGTTGAAGGGTGGTGCCGAAACCTCATCAAAAAGCAGGGTGGCATCATGATAGAGCCGCAATATAATAAGGTCTGTGATTTTGGAATGGAATTCATGGCCATGGACAACGGCCGTGTGGCATACCTTGGTCTATCACTGTTCTCGACGGTTCATGGTGCCTATACGGGCAACATCATCGCTTCGGAGGCGGTGAAGCGCGACATGATGGCGCGGTATGTACCCCTCGAATTGCTCGATTTCATTCAGGCGCATGTTATCTCGCTGGTGGGTTCGCTCTTCAAAGGCAAATATGTGGGGCCGTTTGGCATCGACATGATGGTGGTTCGGATGGAGGATCGCGAGGAGTTGTGCATCCATCCTTGTGTCGAACTCAATCTCCGCCGTACCATGGGGCATGTGGCCTTGGCGTTGACGGAACCGCAGTCAACCGCTCCCAAACAACTCATGCATGTGGAGTACACCGATAAGTATCGCTTGAAAGTCTCGCTGGCCGGTGATGATTTGCTGATACCGTATGTCTTATAAATGGTTTGATACACAGCTTATTATTTACTTCTTTTGAAGTAAAGCATGTCCTCGTTTCTCTTCTTTTTTCCCTTGTGAAACTAAAAGCATTGACTTTGAAGGTTAATGTCTATGACTTTGGGGTCCAAAGTCATAGACATTGATGCCCAAAGTCAACGTCCTTGGTTGGCAGCCTTCGTGGGGCGCCATCCGTGGGGGCTGTGAGCCCCGTTTTTAATTCGATTTTCTGGTGGGTTTCGTGCGAGGTTTACTCGGGTTTTTCAGATAGCGTGTCCAAGCGTATGGCCGTCGGTTGAGCAAATAGTTGGGATCGTCCATGTGTCTGTATGCCTCGCGCTCAAATGAAATGTTCAGGTAGG
Encoded proteins:
- a CDS encoding ATP-binding protein, with protein sequence MESFFRTHKSLVEHTKAPVRRTLMDEIDWNDRLIGIKGTRGVGKTTFLLQYAQENFESTDRRCLYINMNNFYFQGCGIDDFAKQFVEQGGKVLLIDQVFKQPNWSEELRRCHDRFPELKVIFTGSSVMRLKEENPELNGIVKSYNLRGFSFREFLNLKTNNQFTPYTLDEILTNHEYIIKQILPKASPAKYFMDYIHHGFYPFFLENRNFSENLLKTMNMMTEVDILLIKQIELKYLTKIKKLFYLLATEGQCAPNISNLAHEIHTSRATVMNYIKYLADARLINIIYPMGQDFPKKPSKVMMHNTNLQYVIYPNKADTQDLMETFFVNCMWKDHAVNQAGKDRFYLVDGKQKFRICDAKSEHKIHYSSDTVYARYNTEVGQDNRIPLWLFGFLY